DNA sequence from the Treponema sp. OMZ 838 genome:
ATATACATAAAAGCCGCCCCCGCGGAACGTGCATACGCCATAATCTCCGGCGCCGCGGCTATCCCAACCGATTGTACCGCTAAAGCCGCCGAACCTGTTACTGCGGAACTATTCCCAGCGGCTGTTACCACGGACACATCTGAACTTGTTATCGCGGAGGCGACTGTAGTAGCTGTTGCCGCGGAAGCCGCTGCAAACGCAGTTACCGCCTCTTTTAAAAGCGCTGCTCCGGTGGGGCGGCTGTCGCGGGCGATAATTACCGTGCGGATTGCCGGAAACTCCGCTTGTAAGAATTCCGCAAATGATTGAGCGGCAAAGAAAACAATATCGCGGTCGGCGGCGGAAATTTCCGGCGCTCCGTCGTTTTCGCTTCCGGATTGAGCAAACACTTTGCGCCAGCCCGACGCCGATAGAATCATCTTTTCAAATGCATGCTGTAATTCAGGGTATGCTGTATTCATTGATATTCTCTCGTATCGAAATCGATTAACCGGGAACCTCTAAAAACTACAGCTTTTAGAGGTTCCGCTTAGCTTTAATGTGCTTTTAAAAACGCCTTGTAGGCACGGTAGGCCATTAAAAGGTCGGCTTTGCTGATCAATTCGATGGGGGCATGCATCGACAATACCGGCACTCCGCAGTCTACGACTTCCGTTCCGTACTTTGCGAGGATGTAGGCTATCGTGCCTCCCCCGCCGGCGTCGGTCATACCGAGTTCCGCCGTCTGCCAGACAACATTGTTGGTATCGAATAAATGCCTGATCTTTTGGAGATATTCGGCGTTTGCGTCATTTGAGCCGCCCTTGCCGCCGGAGCCGGTGTATTTGTTGATGCAGATACCGTTGCCGATAAACGCCGAATTGAGCTTTTCAAATACGGACGTAAACGCGGGGTCATAACCGGCGGATACATCGGCAGACAGCATACAGGAATTGGCAAATGCGCGGCGCACACCTAAATCGCAGGGAGCTTTTTGCAGGGCGGCAATCTCCGCGACCATGTTTTCAAAGTAGAGCGCTGTCATGCCGGTATTACCGACCGAACCGATCTCTTCTTTATCGGCAAAGAGGGCGACGGCGGTCTTTGCAGGAGTACCCGAAACTTCGAGCATCGCTTTCAGTGTGGTATATGCGCATACGCGGTCATCATGGCCGTGCCCTGCAATCATCGAGTTATCAAGCCCGACATTCCGCGCCTTTCCTGCGGGGACAATTTCAAGCTCCGCAACGCGGAAATCTTCTTCCGTAATGCCGTATTTTTGATTCAAGATTTTTAAGATATTTTCTTTAACCGGAGATGCTTTATCTCCTTTTTTATCCTCTTTAGATTTGTCTTTTTTCTTATCATCCGATTCATCCGGCGTTGCCGGTTTCATATTTCCGACCAGCACGTTAAGCTGTTCGGCGGTAATGCCTTCCGCTAAGGTTTCCTGCAGCTGCTTTTTTGAAAGGTGGATGAGCAGGTCATTGATAAAGAGCACCGGATCGTTTTCATCTTCACCGATGCATATTTCAACCTTCTTGCCCTCTTTTGTAAAAATGACCCCGTGAATAGCGAGCGGAATTGCAGTCCACTGATACTTTTTAATACCGCCGTAATAATGGGTCTTTAAAAACACGAGGTTTGAATCTTCATAGAGCGGCATCTGCTTGACGTCGAGGCGCGGGCTGTCGATATGAGCACCGACGATATTCATTCCCTGCATGATATCCTCGCCGAGCACCATCATCACAACGGACTTATCCTTATTGTTGAGATATACCTTTGTACCCGCCGGCGCTTTTCCGCTCTTTATCACTTCTTCAAGCGGTTTAAAACCGGCTTCTTTTGCCTGCCGTATGATATGAGCGGCACATTCGCGTTCGGTCTTTCCAATGTTTAAAAACGAAATGTAGTGTTGAGAAAGTGTTTGCATTTCGGCAAGTTCACTTTCGGTGAGATTCTCCCATGCTGTTTTGGCTTTATACGTGAGTTCCATAGTGTACCTCTTATTGAATTTTCATCGGATGGGGCAGTATATACTATTGAAGAAGATTGTAAAAGAGGCGCACTCGGTTTCGGAATATTAAAACAAACTGGACAACCGCCGGAAAGTCAGTTACACTATAAAAAGATAGATGGGCATCTCTAAAAAACCGGTCAGCTTTTGGAGATGCCCGGATACTTTCTAAAAGGAGTTAATTGTGAGTACAAAAAAATTAGGTCTATTGCCGCGTCTTATTATTGCAATCGTTGCCGGTATTTTAATCGGTAACTTGACGCGCTCCATCCATTTGCCGTTGCCTGTTCAGATTTTAGCAACCTTTAACGGAGTATTCGGCAACTTTCTCAGCTTTATCATCCCGCTGATCATTCTCGGATTTGTTATTCCGGGTATCGCGGATCTGGGATCCGATGCAGGAAAGCTGCTTGCCATCACTGCCGGTATTGCCTACGGTTCAACGCTGCTTGCCGGTACCTTAGCCTTTGTAACCGACTCGGTGTTCTTCCCGCTCTTTTTAACGTCTCATGCGGATATCTTCTCTCATGCGAACCCCGAAGACGCGCTGTTGCCCGGTTTATTCGGTATCGATATGCCGCCGCTGATGGGTGTTATGACCGCTTTAATTTTAAGCTTTGTACTCGGTATCGGTATCGCGGTAACCCGCTCGGAAACCTTAAAAAATGCAACTCGCGAATTCCAGAATATCGTTACGAAAGTAATCGAAGTTATCATCATCCCCCTGTTGCCGATCCATATTTTAGGTGTATTTACCAACATGACCCATGCCGGACAGGTAGGACTGATCCTCAGAATATTCGTTAAAGTATTTGCAATCGTTATTGCACTGCACGTCATCATGATACTTATTCAGTACATCATTGCCTGTGCCATTGCAAAACGGAATCCCTTTACGTCGATTAAGACAATGCTGCCGGCGTATGTTACCGCATTGGGTACTCAGTCATCCGCAGCAACCATACCCGTAACGCTTGCTTCCGCAAAGAAAATCGGTATTCAGGAAAAAATTGCAGACTTTGTTATCCCGCTTTGTGCAACCATTCACCTTGCCGGAAGCACCATTACCCTTACCAGTTGTTCGATGGCTATCCTCATCCTGCACGGACAAACGGCAAACGCCGGCGTTATGCTTCCGTTTATCGCGATCTTGGGTGTCGCAATGGTTGCCGCGCCCGGCATCCCCGGCGGCGCAGTTATGGCAGCGCTCGGCTTTGTGCAGTCTATCCTCGGCTTTAACGACACGATGTGTTCATTGATTATCGCGCTCTATATTGCGCAGGACAGCTTCGGAACTGCATGTAACGTAACCGGAGACGGCGCAATTGCCATTCTAGTGGATGCCATCTCGAAGGATAAGAAGAAAGCGTAAAGACATACTTTTATTCGATAGGAGAAAAGATGAAAAAGACAAAGATTGTCTGTACTATCGGTCCCGCTTCCGACTCGGAAGAAATACTGCGCGAATTATTTAAGGCAGGGCTCAACGTATGCCGCCTTAATTTTTCGCACGGTACGCATGAAGAGCACCAGATCCGTATCGACCGTATCAAGAAGATTCGGCAGGAACTCAACTTGCCGATTGCGATTATGCTGGACACCAAGGGGCCGGAAATACGGCTGAAAAACTTCGGCGTTAATTCCGTACAGCTGAGCAAGGGACAGCAATTTACGCTTACCGTACGCGATGTTGTCGGCGATGAAAAAATATGCAGCGTAACCTATAAGAACCTTGCGCAGGAAGTACAGCCTAATAATCGCATCCTTATAGATGACGGCTTAATCGAACTGAAGGTCGAGCGGATCGATAACGGCACCGATATTATCTGTACCGTCATGAGCGACGGCCCCGTATCGAATCATAAGGGCATCAATATTCCCGGAGCAAAAATCAACCTCCCCTTCCTGAGCGAACAGGATATTTCCGACTTAAAGTTCGGCGCTCAAAATGAGGTTGATTTTGTAGCAGCCTCGTTTACCCGCGGTCCTGCGGATATCTTAAGCATCCGCAAGGTCTTGGAGGAAGCGAATGGGAACAATATCCATATTATTGCGAAAATCGAAAACCAAGAAGGCGTCGACTCCATCGACAAAATTATTGAAGTTTCCGACGGCATCATGGTTGCTCGCGGCGATTTAGGTATCGAAATTCCGCCGGAAGAAATTCCGCTTGTGCAAAAGATGATTATCCGTAAAACGTTGCGGGCAAGTAAACCGGCAATTACGGCAACCCAAATGCTTGAGTCGATGACGCATAATCCTCGCCCGACGCGGGCGGAGGTTACCGATGTTGCAAACGCCATCTTTGACGGAACGAGCGCCATTATGCTTTCAGGAGAAACGGCTGCGGGAAAATATCCGGTAGAAACCGTTAAGATGATGCACCGCATTGCCGTTACAACCGAAAACTCGTTGAACTACGACAAGATTATGGGGGCGGTTGCACGGGAGCATTCTTTGACCATTACGAATGCCATCGCACACGCAACCTGTTCTATGGCGTTGGAAATGAATGCGCAGGTTATCGTTACCGCGACCTCTTCGGGAGAAACGCCGCGGGCGCTTTCAAAATACAAGCCCAAGGCGCCGATTGTTGCGGTAACCCCCTTTGAAGCAACTGCACGCCGGTTATCGCTTAACTGGGGCGTGTACCCGATTGTAACATCCTATTTTAAATCGACGGACGAGATGTTCGAACAGTGCATTAACGTCGCAAAAGAGCATGGGTTTGTACAAGAGGGCGAACTTGCCGTACTGACCGCCGGAGTTCCGATCGGACTGGTCGGTTCGACAAACTTGTTGAAGGTTGAAACCGTCGGAAAGATACTGCTGAAGGGTAAGGGCACCGGCGTTGAATCGGTTGTAACCGGCCGAGTAAAGGTTATCCGCACCGAGCAAGACTTGCTGACCGACTTTGCGGACGGAGACATTATCGTAACCCAAGCAACCAACGATTTAATGAATTCCTTTATCGAGCGGGCAGGCGCCGTCATTACCGAAAACGGAAATTTAAGCGGACACGCTGCCTTGATGGGAATGAACCTGTCGAAACCTACAATCGTCGGAGCCGCCGAAGCAACGGCCGTATTAAAAACAGGCGATATTATCACGCTGAACGGAAAAACCGGCGTCGTGATAAAAGGAACCGCCGCTATTTATTAAATCATCTCCGATGCAACATGACCAATGGGGATGTTTCAAAAGTTTGTTACTTTTTCAACATTTCCAGTGGTCTGTTCATTCAGCGCTGCCAAATTTC
Encoded proteins:
- a CDS encoding dicarboxylate/amino acid:cation symporter is translated as MSTKKLGLLPRLIIAIVAGILIGNLTRSIHLPLPVQILATFNGVFGNFLSFIIPLIILGFVIPGIADLGSDAGKLLAITAGIAYGSTLLAGTLAFVTDSVFFPLFLTSHADIFSHANPEDALLPGLFGIDMPPLMGVMTALILSFVLGIGIAVTRSETLKNATREFQNIVTKVIEVIIIPLLPIHILGVFTNMTHAGQVGLILRIFVKVFAIVIALHVIMILIQYIIACAIAKRNPFTSIKTMLPAYVTALGTQSSAATIPVTLASAKKIGIQEKIADFVIPLCATIHLAGSTITLTSCSMAILILHGQTANAGVMLPFIAILGVAMVAAPGIPGGAVMAALGFVQSILGFNDTMCSLIIALYIAQDSFGTACNVTGDGAIAILVDAISKDKKKA
- a CDS encoding aminopeptidase, giving the protein MELTYKAKTAWENLTESELAEMQTLSQHYISFLNIGKTERECAAHIIRQAKEAGFKPLEEVIKSGKAPAGTKVYLNNKDKSVVMMVLGEDIMQGMNIVGAHIDSPRLDVKQMPLYEDSNLVFLKTHYYGGIKKYQWTAIPLAIHGVIFTKEGKKVEICIGEDENDPVLFINDLLIHLSKKQLQETLAEGITAEQLNVLVGNMKPATPDESDDKKKDKSKEDKKGDKASPVKENILKILNQKYGITEEDFRVAELEIVPAGKARNVGLDNSMIAGHGHDDRVCAYTTLKAMLEVSGTPAKTAVALFADKEEIGSVGNTGMTALYFENMVAEIAALQKAPCDLGVRRAFANSCMLSADVSAGYDPAFTSVFEKLNSAFIGNGICINKYTGSGGKGGSNDANAEYLQKIRHLFDTNNVVWQTAELGMTDAGGGGTIAYILAKYGTEVVDCGVPVLSMHAPIELISKADLLMAYRAYKAFLKAH
- the pyk gene encoding pyruvate kinase; translation: MKKTKIVCTIGPASDSEEILRELFKAGLNVCRLNFSHGTHEEHQIRIDRIKKIRQELNLPIAIMLDTKGPEIRLKNFGVNSVQLSKGQQFTLTVRDVVGDEKICSVTYKNLAQEVQPNNRILIDDGLIELKVERIDNGTDIICTVMSDGPVSNHKGINIPGAKINLPFLSEQDISDLKFGAQNEVDFVAASFTRGPADILSIRKVLEEANGNNIHIIAKIENQEGVDSIDKIIEVSDGIMVARGDLGIEIPPEEIPLVQKMIIRKTLRASKPAITATQMLESMTHNPRPTRAEVTDVANAIFDGTSAIMLSGETAAGKYPVETVKMMHRIAVTTENSLNYDKIMGAVAREHSLTITNAIAHATCSMALEMNAQVIVTATSSGETPRALSKYKPKAPIVAVTPFEATARRLSLNWGVYPIVTSYFKSTDEMFEQCINVAKEHGFVQEGELAVLTAGVPIGLVGSTNLLKVETVGKILLKGKGTGVESVVTGRVKVIRTEQDLLTDFADGDIIVTQATNDLMNSFIERAGAVITENGNLSGHAALMGMNLSKPTIVGAAEATAVLKTGDIITLNGKTGVVIKGTAAIY